TTCACGAGACGACCCAAGGATCAGCCGGGCACTGAGATTAATTTGCCGCTAATAATCAGCAAAAATGGGCTGCTGCCCTGGTGTTGGAGGTGACCCTTGAAAAAACCGCGGCATCAGCGCGCATGTCGTCTCAAGGAGCACGGCGGTAACTTCGAATGGTCTATCATTCGCCGAGCTTGGTAAAACATCCCCGTCCAAATACTGTTTCTATTTACCATTTAAAGGCTCGACCAATAATTGCCTGACCCTTTGACCCTTGAGAtcccccgtcaactgactgccggagtcccgcaaggctccgcgctctccccgttattatttagtttgtatatcaatgatataccccggtctccggagacccatctagcgctcttcgccgatgacacggctatctactactcgtgtaggaagatgtcgttgctgcatcggcgactccagatcgcagtagccaccatgggacagtggttccggaagtggcgcatcgacatcaaccccacgaaaagcacagcggtgctcttcaaaaggggtcgccctccgaatactacttcgagcatcccactccctaataggcgcgcaaacacctccgccgttagccccgtcactctctttggccagcccataccgtgggcctcgcaggtcaaatacctaggcgtcaccctcgacagagggatgacattccgtccccatattaaaacggtacgcgaccgtgccgccttcatattaggacgtctctaccctatgctttgcaagcgaagcaaactgtccctccgtaataaggtaactctctacaaaacttgcatacgccccgttatgacgtatgcaagcgtagtgttcgctcacgcagcccgcaccaacttgaagccccttcaggttattcaatcccgattctgcaggatagccgtcggagcaccatggttcctgaggaacgtggatctccacgatgacctggagctcgactctgtcagtaagtatcttcagtcggcatcattgcgccatttcgagaaggcggcacgacatgagaaccctcttgtcgtggcggctggaaactacatacccgatcctgtagaccgaatggtaaacagtcgacgtcgcccaaagcacgtcattacggatcctcccgatccattaacggtgcttttaggcaccacaagcaccggtcaccgtcctcgtcgaacccgtcgcttgcgacgaagggctcgacgagcgaattaacccctagacacagcccactgagtttctcgccggatcttctcagtgggtcgcgtttccgatccggtggtagattctgcgaagcactgctcttgctagggtcagtgttagcaactctccggtttgagccccgtgagctcacctacacacgttagggtgaagctgaaatagcctctcaaggctatcagcataggtaggaaaaaaaaaaaaaaaaaaaaaaaaaaaaaaaaaaaaaaaaaaaaaaaccttgagatCCTTCGTGTCAAGAAGCGCATGATTTCGCTCGATGCTACACGCCCCATTACCGCGGCTACACAGCTAATAACAACGAGTATAATGAGCATAGTTTCGTACCTCACTGCCTCAAGTGCTTCCGCCATTGCATCTTCGGACCACGGGGTCGGGTTAGAGCGAGACAGCTCGATGCCTTCTCGCTTACACCGGCCGTATAATGTACCTGGATAATGTACAAAATTATGTAGTtcatatttattgaaaatcatTGAATCGGTAAAATACTACGATAAGTGAGCAGTAGCAACAGTTGCAACCTTATGAAGGTGTTCATATACTCGAGTACCTACAGCAACCTGAGCGGCCATAGAGGCTCAGCTCGAAGCAGCATGTGTATAACACAGTGTGCGAGGTGTACAGTACGGAGTGCGAGGTGTACAGTACGGAGTGCGAGGTGTACAGTACGGAGTGCGAGTGTACAGTACGGTGTGCGAGGAGTACAGTACCGGTGGGTATGCCGTACAGTGCGGCGGCGCGCTGCACGGAGAGCGCGCGGGCTCGCAGCGCGCCGAGCGCGTGGCGCAGGTCGGTGCGGCGCCACGCCGTGGGGGCCGCGTTGAAGGGCGCCGCGAGACGGATGCCCTCCCGACGAGCTATCTTGTACAGAGTGCTACTCGGAATTCCTGCACCCAGAACTATTTGTTCTTATATCTACTAAAATattgatggaatggtttcatttttcaaaagaaaattttaattttatttgtttgatagatattttgtatggacaattgacaccacattcacttttcactgaacttcatacttgacgaaaacatgtaaatgtattattgtatagcagctgtccgcgcggatgcatcgctcactcaagtaggagagagacagatgtcgaacgctgccaagggcggaggccgattgtgcctctttgtcgctcgttgcgcgctctcgcttgcacttcaagccttaaatggaacgcctcaatgagtcatgttatTTCGTGCgcgcagccggctccatcgaattataagacattgtcacgtcaaaaaataaaattcaaattaagacTTTTAGAGAATTCATCGATTCCCGTCTCCAGGACTTTTTTGGCAAATAAATAAGCGATATATAGGTTTGTTTTGTTGGAACCCGAACGAAAATAATGACATAGATAACAGGAGCAGTCCCGAGGGGCGCCCGCCGACTCACCGTAAGCCTTGCTGGCCTTGTTAGCGGATATAGAGCCGGCCCTGAGAGCTTCCAGCGCGTTCTTGAGGTCCGTCTCGCTCCAAGACTTCGAGGAGCCCTCCTTCTTGGGCGTGTCGATGCCGAGGCGGTGCGCGCGCTGCCACAGCGTGGTGGACGGGATGCCGAACAGCGCCGAGGCCTGCGACCGGACAACAAGTGCCACCCCCCGCTCTAAGCTCACACTGTACATAATATCATGATGTGTGCATGTACAAATCACTAAACTCGTGAACGACTGCACCACTGTGATGACATTTTTGTGTTTGAGTGTGAATGAaaaacatacacaaaaattGTTATAGTTACAATAGGCTCtcaggtttttttaaatttatatttcgcaTGTCACACACGCCCTCCCCACAATATTTACGATCACgaccatcgatatattaccaatGACGACTATCAATTTAGGTAGATTTACGTGGAGTAGTCTCACAATCACAAACATTCAATCGTTATAGGTACTTTGTTTATAAACGGccattaaaatgaaatgaagataacTCAGCAATGTTGTCGGACCGTGGTTGTGATACAGCGTCTTGTGGCGGCGCGCGATCAGACCACGGACCACAGCACCTCGCGCGCTGCGGAGCACCCCTCGTGTCCATGTTCACCGATTCTTGCCTCATAATATATTTGGTACAATTATGATACGTTTGTAGATATTGAAAACAGAAAATCACACCATATCTTATTTGACCTTACATTTGAAGGGAAAATTATAGTTCGTGGAATAAATGACCTGTCCAAGAAGGAATACTAGCTATAATCACAATACCTTAGTCAAACTCATGTGGTGGCTCCTGAGCGCCTCCAAGGCATTGTCCATGTCAGTCGGGGTCCAACTTTTTGGACTGCCCCGGGTCGCCGGCTCGGCCTGAGAGTCGCTGGTGTCCTCGCCGCTCTGCTGGTGTTGCTctttggaattttttttattacttaggtgtgtggacgatctcacagcccacctggtgttaagtggttactggagcccatagacatctacaacgtaaatgcgccacccaccttgagatataagttctaaggtctcagtatagttacacaaaTGTCAAAGGAATGCTTGCACGTTAACAGTAGTAAAAAATTATTGCTGATTTTTCTCAATGGTCACCCCTTACGTTCGATAGTTTGTAGAATacaaattagaaaaattgaaatctgcttgcgggattcgaacaccggcacagtcgcatcactcgatacgaatatAACCAGGCGTCTTGAGGCCAAGACGATTTCAACGACTTCCACAATAAAAGTATTAcagagtataattttttttttattgcttagattggtggacgagctcacatcccacctggtgttaagtggttactggagcccatagacatctacgacgtgaatacgccacccaccttgagatataagttctaaggtctcaagtatagttacaacggctgccccatccttcgaaccgaaacgcattactgcttcatggcagaaataggcagagtggtggtaggtacccgcgcggactcacaagaggtcctaccaccagtaaaaaatggaATACACCTAACGCATTAATAGCCGCCTCCCGAGCGCCGGAAGGTGCCCCTAAGTGTTCGTCCATCGCCTGGCTCTTGGCTGCTCGagctggtgaagctggaaacaCCTCCGACAAGCAGCAATCACGAcagtaaaaaatgatttttgtcTGATACAGACATTCTTTATACTGTGGTCGATTTGCCTGCGTATAACAGCTGATCAGCTGATCAAAACTTTATGGATACACTTAAggctgtatttttattaattaatcggGGTGATTCATGAGAGcgttttgtggttttttttttattgcccttgtaggcagacgagcatacggcccacctgatggtgagtggttaccgtcgcccatggacttcagcaatgccaggggcagagccaagccgctgcctacctgccTTACGATGGACGAACTAAATAGGTTAAGGGTTTAGTTCCGTGTACCTACCGCCTTCCGACAACGGCTCGTCCTTGACGGCGAGCAGCGGCGTGAAGTCGCTGGCCTCGGGTCGCTCGCGCGCTTCCCCGTGGAGCGAGGACAGATGCCGCTCTATCAGCGTACAACTCTGTGTTTACAAAGATGGAATGGAGAATGGGCAACATTCCCCAGGTCGCTAATCACAAAGGGGCACCAAATAGtccataaaacaaaaaactgctcgatattttttacttttattataattgatttcTGGAAAATATTACTAGCACTAAAAAGGTATTGCGAGTTAAAATCGGCACTGCGTAACTTAGAAAAAATTagttcttgttttttttctaaataaaaataactttttttattgtccttgtagctagaggagcatacggcccacctgatgataaatggttaccgacgcccatggacttcagcaatgccaggggcagtaccaagccgctgcctaccgttaagtactctccacaagcctcgtttgaaaaagggtatgtcatagtgctcaggaaacaccgtggagggaagcaaAGCcgcatggtacgtggcaaaaaaaaactcgggaaatgcactgtggataaacgcagtggcttcaggtagtatggataaactctactccggtggcgggcggtgcgatggtaagtTGTTGAATGTAAATGCGCTGGGGATCCGAAGTACATATATCAAGTCACGGAAAAAGCATCTAAATTATTTTCTAGTAAAAGATTATCGATTTAAATAGGTATGTACATACTTTACTAAACATtgtgttaaattatattattgtattcctATTAGTTACTAGTTTGAGTTCTGTCGATTTTCGAGATCCCATCATTTCCGCGTTTAGTTACCGTGctttttttgctacctattGGCTGGCACCTTAAGGGGCTTTACCAGCTTCtcgcagacgggtaggtgacctcacggatTCAACCTACcaatttgctaatactaacccTAGTAGCAAGAGTAATGCtgcgctgaatctaccaccgtatcggaatcgcgacccactgagaagatccgccgagaaactcaatgaactgtgtctatgggttagtttgctcgtcgaaatcttcgtcataatcgacgaggacgatgactggtgcttgagaggcctaaaaggACCAGAGTGGATTCCGGggaatccgacaagacatgttttggtcGACGGCCACTTTGCGTCGCCCCGTCACCTGTGTCGGATATGTAGTTAGCGGAGGCCTCGATAAGAGGATGGGTTATCGTGTGGTGTTACCGTGCGCTGCGGGACCGACTCCAAGGTTTCGAGCTGCAGCGCGGGCGGCGAGTCCACGCGCTCCTGCTTCACGCAGACCGGGGTCGCGGCCGGACCCGCCGGCGCCAGTGGGACCAGCTCCTCCAAACTGTTCGCCTGCTTTTTATTACATCAACAACATTTTCTCTTTTTACTAACACTCAAATtgaacattttattataaattaaaacaggAATATTTTTAGTGTACATAGCGTCAACCCTAAATGACGTAAGAGACACTTTATTATAGTCTAAcggtaaataacattttaatgtaatgtaatgtaaaaaacGTAATCTTCACACATATTTACCCGTTCGAAAAAGTTTTGTaggtttttttcctacttaagctgatgatcttgagagaccatttcagcgtaagcttaactagtacgtgagctcacggggctcaaacctgacgacgtggctaacactaaccctaacagtgcttcgcagaatctaccaccggatcggaaacgtgacccaccgagaagatccggcgataaactcagtgatctgtctatgggctagtcTACTCGCCGAGCCGGTTCGTCGGCggttcgtcgcaagcgacgggttcgacgagaacgttaaccggtgcttgagatgcCTAAAAGCAACGTTAGTGGTGGATCCGAAATGATGTATTTACCAATCGTATCGTATttacgtcgactatttaccaattggtccgcaggatcgggaatggacCCTACTTGTATCATCCTTCATGCCATCAAAAATAGATTATGAAAGGGaacgaataaattaaatatgaataatctAAATGTCGTATTCGTTTTACTCATAAAATGTGTTTATTGAatttttgaaaatgtcgtataCAACAATAAATATACCTCATGATTATAAAAGATTGCTGATTATTACAACAAGAAATTTATCAAAAACCACGGCGCTGAAACACGGCACTAGCGgtggtaaatattattatgatcgcGTGATTTGTGGCGTGATTCCAGTTTTActtgtcctggtaaaactggaaaggcctccgggccaccagtaatctctcaacaaaaaaaacatttgttaagtaagtatttcattagaaaaattggaacctgcttgcaggattcgaacaccggcatagtCGCATCATTCGATACGAATATAACCAggcgtcttgtcctttaggtcAAGACGATTTCaacgacttccacaatgaaagTATTACAGAGTATAATAAAAGTCAAATCtgcggaaattataatttgcctaattactggtgaaAGGGCGTATTGTGACCCTGCaccatctatctatatatttctgtcgcgaagcttTCATGCGATCAGATTTGCAGTGATGAAACAACTGTTATACTTTACAATGGAAGCTTAAACCTCATGTAACGGCATTCACTTTTTGATGTCTATGtattccgtaaaggtcacgatcctcagcactgaggaacacgacacACGGAGGAGGAGAGGGCTTAgtcaaccacttaacaccaggtgggccgtgagctcgtttaccatTCTAACGaaacattttataataaatcttaTGATTAAAGTTAAAATTGGTAAGTATTAAAATGGTATTTTCATTAACAAAACATTTACTCTAATATTGTTTAGTGCATAGATGGGTCAATAATCTCACGGCCTATCTAATGGTATGTGGTGGCTGGAGCCCATGGACCGCTGATCCTGTCACCAACAATGGAAATTCTAATTCAAATACTTTGAATATTTGATAACAGATCACTTACTTGACTGGGTACGTAACATTGGGAATAAAATGAGTCACCGTCTTCTTGCGCCAATTGTAATTCATTTTTCACTAAAGCTAGATTGTGGCTCGGCATTTCCTAGTAAACGAGTATAgttgattaaaaaaacattttaagcaAACAATGACAAACTTTTATACATTACAATCATTCTGACTTAAAATAACTAGGAATTTCATAACCGCAGCTtagattaaacttttttcttttttattgcgtcGACACAATATAAAGAACTAACTATATAAAGAAGAATGAAGAAAACACAATTTTAAGCCgtgaaattttaaagttttaactgTGTAACCGTAAAGAAACTTTTTGGTATCTTAAACTatcttataaatattaaccaaGGGAATgagtatttgtttattgtaacaAACGAATAACTCTTGTTTCGGTAAAGAATGAGTGATTTAAACCATTGTTTTTCACGTAATTTAACCGGTGTATGAATTGGCGCGCGTTCTCAAAACATCGCGGGATACACCGTCTTGACGACAAGACGAAGGATAGTGTAAAACGGGGTGCCGATAAACGTGAGGGAAAACGAAATCCGCGTAGACGAGGGCGCGAAATTCATTCAACTCACCTAGTCGGTCAGCGGTGGCCGCCGAAAGCACTCGCTCGCGTCACACATGCACGCCGAGCTTTCAACTTTGCCCGCAACTGCAAGATGACCTTCGAGAAACGATGAAATGTCGCAAATGAAAGTGAATTCGGCACACACCCGGTCGAGTCTGCGTCGCTGCGTGGCGCATGTTTAGGAGGTGCAGGGCGGGCGCGTGCTGATTTTTTCCGcgccaaagaaataaaaacaaacgccTTTTTGCTGGGAGCCGGCCGCGCGGTCGCTCGGAAGCGTCCCTCTCGAACACGACCGGTACGACTGTGCCGCAGACGTTTCAATAGCATATCTGTCCTTGTTTATTTACAATTCGATTGAAAAAACCTAATACCAATCCGTTTATTGTTaacaaataatgaaataattgaattaaaagcACAAAATAATATGACACAAAGAAGGGAAACTTCGTCAAAGTTCCAATGAACGGATGCAATATAGCAAGTGTAGTTATGCAAAAGGAGGTAGAGGGAGGTCCTCCCGGACGCAGGCGACCAGTCGGCGCCCCGCACCCGGCGCCTTCTCTCTCTCCGCTccgattgatttttattacaagaatttcgctcgtggtttttttttgttttccgcACACCGAAAGCTTCGTGACGCACACAAAGAGATTCGTATAATTCGTTTGTACTAACTTACTAATGCTATTGATTTTTGTAACGAAGCGACGACGCTTAGCTCGGGAGTTCACGATTCCTCGAAACAATACTTGAAAGTTAAAACATTGTTTCATTTCGCTTtgctttaaaatttcaattgctaTTTATGGTTTGTTATGGAACGACGGCTTTACTACCGATTCTATACACGATTACATGGTAGATAGAAGTAGAATATGAATGGCGATCGGCCGGTGATAGtggtattaattaatttagacaATATATGAAATGTTTATTCAAAGTCCTTTATttcactactttttttttctatttaattactCTGAAACTAACTCTGAGAACGCAAAATAAGCTCATTGAAAAGTTACATTCTTTAAGAGTCAAATCTGGTGTTGTCTATATTCAGATTTTGAGGTATTTGTCGGAAACTGCCGTGCATTCAGATTCCTTAGAGATTACCGGGATCATAAATAGCAAGGCAGCTCATAGCTCGTACATAATCTAAAATTATCAATAGTCTATTTGTTCTCAATTTTAAGCTAAGCGTCACCTTAGCTCCCATCGTCATCTCGGAAGCTTGTGAACGAAGTCGGAAACTAAATTCATACGTCTCCTGTTAACTTCTGATATAGTTCATTGCGGAATTAAAGATAAATTAACTTTCTTCAAACTAAAACCTCTTCGTTCAGAGCCTTTTCACGCGGTCGTCGCAGATCTATCGGAATCTAGCTAGGTATAAAAGATTCATAGCGCAACGGTGGGAATAAGTGGCGGGCATATACCAGTATCCTTTACGTAGAAGCTAGATTTTTTAACAAC
The sequence above is drawn from the Bombyx mori chromosome 11, ASM3026992v2 genome and encodes:
- the LOC101739964 gene encoding uncharacterized protein LOC101739964 isoform X2 gives rise to the protein MPSHNLALVKNELQLAQEDGDSFYSQCYVPSQANSLEELVPLAPAGPAATPVCVKQERVDSPPALQLETLESVPQRTSCTLIERHLSSLHGEARERPEASDFTPLLAVKDEPLSEGEQHQQSGEDTSDSQAEPATRGSPKSWTPTDMDNALEALRSHHMSLTKASALFGIPSTTLWQRAHRLGIDTPKKEGSSKSWSETDLKNALEALRAGSISANKASKAYGIPSSTLYKIARREGIRLAAPFNAAPTAWRRTDLRHALGALRARALSVQRAAALYGIPTGTLYGRCKREGIELSRSNPTPWSEDAMAEALEAVRVGQMSINQAAIHYNLPYSSLYGRFKRCKYQSVQQYQQPPIAPDGPPHDPGPPRPAPHPPAYPHYPHAHEQDYAQTLCYHHHYNTVIS
- the LOC101739964 gene encoding uncharacterized protein LOC101739964 isoform X1, with amino-acid sequence MPSHNLALVKNELQLAQEDGDSFYSQCYVPSQQANSLEELVPLAPAGPAATPVCVKQERVDSPPALQLETLESVPQRTSCTLIERHLSSLHGEARERPEASDFTPLLAVKDEPLSEGEQHQQSGEDTSDSQAEPATRGSPKSWTPTDMDNALEALRSHHMSLTKASALFGIPSTTLWQRAHRLGIDTPKKEGSSKSWSETDLKNALEALRAGSISANKASKAYGIPSSTLYKIARREGIRLAAPFNAAPTAWRRTDLRHALGALRARALSVQRAAALYGIPTGTLYGRCKREGIELSRSNPTPWSEDAMAEALEAVRVGQMSINQAAIHYNLPYSSLYGRFKRCKYQSVQQYQQPPIAPDGPPHDPGPPRPAPHPPAYPHYPHAHEQDYAQTLCYHHHYNTVIS